The following proteins come from a genomic window of Megalobrama amblycephala isolate DHTTF-2021 linkage group LG1, ASM1881202v1, whole genome shotgun sequence:
- the prr15la gene encoding proline-rich protein 15-like protein A codes for MATAEPAPAWWKLTFLRKKKSEPKVLYEIPGDHSSNAGETPGTPDAAVDSQFNARLERIVDKTATKGRHVKVSHSGRFKEKKRIRSTLAENPDLFPEAETTTSENNTTGK; via the coding sequence ATGGCGACCGCAGAACCTGCACCAGCCTGGTGGAAACTGACCTTCCTGCGTAAGAAGAAATCAGAGCCGAAAGTGTTGTACGAAATCCCTGGAGACCACAGCAGCAACGCCGGGGAGACACCTGGGACCCCCGATGCAGCTGTGGACAGCCAGTTTAATGCCCGCTTGGAGCGCATCGTGGACAAAACGGCAACAAAGGGGCGCCATGTGAAAGTCTCACATTCGGGCCGTTTCAAAGAGAAGAAGAGAATCCGCTCTACGCTAGCAGAAAACCCTGACCTGTTCCCTGAGGCAGAAACTACAACTAGCGAGAATAATACAACTGGAAAATAG
- the atf4b gene encoding activating transcription factor 4b, with the protein MSLMNSRFGQDDMEVLFWDPSSPMADPLGSLLDKDEEVLPLGGAESPLSSFSSSPLPSLSPPCSPPSIQRGEKAGLNQLSLSWFPSDELCLDNHGADSGKDHSFSEMDWMTERIDLSEFDLESFIGSYDSEDPPSSPEELIASLESQIDLESQSVASDNTPSPSLIVSVPEINQLSNLSFTLNTPVPTPFTPSSPCELSDSSSVVPEPQAEFEIKSEPASPVPSPSILPPESPTDTLELGCEVDIAEVQSPSPVEMRVPKIVLSLSPTRIVLVLSPKEEVSAMVTHPGEVVVENSPSPTSPDPQIPTSPQSWSSRMKPYPTPDSKPTQNQQSESPTLAGRVKSVSGSKVVVEKKKLKKMEQNKTAATRYRQKKRAEQEALQSECTVLEERNQELVEKAESIAKEIQYLKELMEEVKRARESKSVRS; encoded by the exons ATGTCTTTGATGAACTCACGGTTTGGCCAGGACGATATGGAGGTCCTTTTTTGGGACCCATCATCACCGATGGCTGACCCTCTGGGGTCTCTCCTAGATAAAGATGAGGAGGTTCTTCCTCTCGGAGGCGCTGAATCGCCCCTCTCATCTTTCTCTTCCTCTCCACTTCCCTCTCTCTCACCACCCTGCTCTCCTCCCTCCATTCAGAGGGGGGAGAAGGCTGGGCTCAATCAGCTGTCCCTGTCCTGGTTCCCCTCAGATGAGCTGTGCCTAGATAATCATGGTGCAGACAGTGGCAAAG ATCATTCGTTCAGTGAAATGGATTGGATGACGGAGCGAAttgatttgagtgagtttgatcTGGAGTCTTTCATTGGCTCCTATGATTCTGAGGATCCACCCAGCTCTCCTGAGGAGCTCATCGCTTCTCTGGAGTCACAGATAGACCTGGAGTCCCAGTCTGTAGCTTCTGACAATACGCCTTCACCCTCTCTAATAGTGTCTGTCCCTGAAATCAATCAACTTTCCAACCTTTCATTTACTTTGAATACTCCAGTTCCTACTCCTTTCACTCCCTCATCACCTTGTGAATTGTCAGATTCCTCCTCTGTTGTCCCTGAGCCCCAGGCTGAGTTTGAGATAAAGTCTGAACCGGCCTCCCCAGTCCCATCACCTTCCATCCTTCCACCCGAGTCCCCTACTGATACTCTTGAGCTTGGTTGCGAGGTGGACATAGCTGAAGTGCAGAGTCCATCCCCTGTCGAGATGCGGGTGCCCAAAATTGTCCTGTCCCTCTCCCCAACCCGCATCGTTCTTGTACTTTCTCCCAAAGAGGAGGTTAGTGCGATGGTTACCCATCCAGGTGAGGTGGTTGTGGAGAATTCCCCAAGTCCAACTTCCCCTGACCCACAAATCCCAACCTCTCCCCAGTCTTGGTCTTCTAGGATGAAGCCCTACCCCACACCTGATTCTAAGCCCACCCAAAATCAGCAGTCAGAGTCGCCTACCCTCGCAGGAAGAGTGAAGTCAGTCAGTGGCTCAAAGGTTGTGGTTGAGAAGAAAAAGCTGAAGAAAATGGAGCAGAACAAGACTGCGGCGACCCGCTACAGACAGAAAAAGCGTGCAGAGCAAGAGGCCCTCCAGTCAGAATGTACAGTCCTTGAGGAGCGGAATCAAGAGCTGGTGGAAAAAGCAGAGTCCATAGCTAAAGAGATCCAATACCTGAAAGAGCTAATGGAAGAAGTCAAGAGGGCAAGAGAGAGCAAAAGTGTGAGGTCATAG
- the si:dkey-110g7.8 gene encoding GTPase IMAP family member 8, with the protein MATVSSDLNAVEGSSPPMRRLLLLGFQGSGKTSTLNTILSQEKNPSDNSQTDQQQWVDILTWRLLIIDTPGWNLKTEDTADETELENQQSIIDQCSPGPHALLLVVPIGVPFTEHHWQGLWSRVRALGAGIWRHTMVLFTCADQLPQDKGVEEFIVDGGAALQRLVQRCGCRYHALDNTCSDKSAQVAELLQKVEEMVQENQGWFFEMVRPSLGYDNEEIEKEREEDGVSEVERTAAMFRSPPRELRVLLVGWRGAGKSSAGNLLLGCRVFESGRPTEVSVRRQALVAGRRLTVVDTPGWDWFSVQRTPSNIRKEIKQGAGLLHPGPHALLLVIPVVSTLTPKKRQALKSHLEMFGEEACLHTLVLFSCGDWLYGTSIEDHIQRDGGELLKLMQHCWNCYHVLDCTKANKDRTQVTELLRKIEEMVAENGQTPFLPVKLNQELDEEETSGRCILQ; encoded by the exons ATGGCTACGGTCTCTTCTGATTTAAATGCTG TAGAGGGATCCTCTCCACCCATGCGGCGTCTACTGTTGCTGGGGTTCCAGGGCTCTGGTAAGACCTCAACACTGAATACCATCTTGAGCCAGGAGAAAAACCCATCTGACAATTCCCAAACAGACCAACAACAATGGGTAGACATACTCACCTGGCGACTGTTAATCATTGACACCCCTGGATGGAATCTGAAAACCGAAGACACAGCCGACGAGACGGAATTGGAGAACCAGCAGTCCATCATTGATCAATGTTCTCCTGGTCCCCATGCCCTGCTGCTGGTGGTACCCATCGGAGTTCCATTCACTGAACACCACTGGCAAGGTCTTTGGTCCCGAGTTAGGGCACTGGGAGCAGGAATATGGAGGCACACCATGGTTTTGTTCACCTGTGCGGACCAGTTGCCGCAGGACAAGGGTGTGGAGGAATTTATTGTGGATGGCGGGGCAGCACTGCAAAGGCTGGTGCAGAGGTGTGGCTGCAGGTACCATGCCTTGGACAACACCTGCTCAGACAAAAGTGCTCAAGTTGCAGAGCTTTTACAAAAAGTAGAGGAAATGGTTCAGGAGAATCAAGGCTGGTTCTTTGAAATGGTGAGGCCAAGCCTTGGATACGATAATGAAGAGATTGAAAAGGAAAGAGAAGAGGATGGAGTCTCAGAAGTGGAGAGGACAGCAGCAATGTTTAGATCTCCACCAAGAG AGTTACGGGTTCTGTTAGTAGGCTGGCGTGGAGCAGGTAAGAGCTCTGCAGGTAATCTTCTACTGGGCTGTCGTGTGTTTGAATCGGGACGCCCCACTGAGGTATCTGTCCGTCGTCAAGCATTGGTTGCTGGTCGGCGCCTCACAGTTGTTGACACACCAGGTTGGGATTGGTTCTCCGTCCAGCGCACACCCAGCAACATTCGAAAAGAAATCAAACAAGGGGCAGGGCTTCTCCATCCTGGCCCACATGCGCTCTTACTGGTTATCCCTGTGGTCTCGACCCTCACTCCCAAAAAGAGGCAGGCCCTCAAGAGCCATTTGGAAATGTTTGGCGAGGAGGCGTGTCTTCACACACTGGTGCTGTTTTCATGTGGCGATTGGCTGTATGGCACATCAATCGAGGATCACATCCAGCGGGATGGAGGTGAGCTGCTGAAATTGATGCAGCATTGCTGGAACTGTTATCATGTGCTGGACTGTACCAAAGCTAACAAGGATAGGACGCAGGTGACTGAACTATTGCGGAAAATAGAGGAAATGGTGGCAGAGAATGGACAGACACCTTTCTTACCTGTCAAAT TAAATCAAGAACTAGATGAGGAGGAAACGAGTGGAAGATGCATTCTACAGTGA
- the adsl gene encoding adenylosuccinate lyase, whose product MEGSGDEFMKYRSPLVSRYASKEMAYNFSDRKKFTTWRKLWIYLAKAEKALGLPITDAQVSEMESHAEDIDFVMAAEEERKLRHDVMAHVHTFAHCCPTAAPIIHLGATSCYVGDNTDLIMLRDGFDILLPKLARVIDRLANFAENYADQPTLGFTHYQPAQLTTVGKRACLWLQDLVMDMRNLQRAREDLRFRGVKGTTGTQASFLQLFQGDHEKVEELDKMVTEMAGFKKSYLVTGQTYSRKVDVDSLCVLASLGATVHKICTDIRLLANLKEIEEPFEKEQIGSSAMPYKRNPMRAERCCSLARHLMALVSDPLQTASVQWLERTLDDSANRRISLPESFLTADIILSTLQNITEGLVVYPKVIERHIRHELPFMATENIIMAMVKAGGNRQDCHEKIRVLSQQAAAVVKQEGGDNDLLARVQADPYFTPILGQLDTLLDPKTFIGRAPQQVTRFLSEEVRPVLDPYKSKMDVKIELEL is encoded by the exons ATGGAGGGATCCGGGGACGAGTTCATGAAATACCGCTCACCGCTGGTGTCCCGGTACGCCAGCAAAGAGATGGCCTATAACTTCAGCGACAGGAAAAAATTCACAACTTGGAGAAAACTGTGGATTTATCTCGCTAAGGCCGAGAAG GCGTTGGGTCTCCCGATAACCGATGCCCAGGTGAGCGAGATGGAGTCTCACGCGGAGGACATTGATTTCGTCATGGCTGCAGAGGAAGAGAGGAAGTTGAGGCATGATGTCATGGCTCATGTGCACACGTTCGCTCATTGCTGTCCCACCGCTGCTCCCATCATCCACTTGGGTGCCACGTCCTGTTATGTGGGAGACAACACG GATCTGATAATGCTGCGTGATGGATTTGATATTCTGCTACCCAAG TTGGCTCGTGTCATAGACAGGCTGGCGAACTTTGCAGAGAATTACGCCGACCAGCCGACTTTAGGCTTCACCCACTATCA ACCAGCTCAGCTGACTACTGTCGGGAAGCGTGCCTGTCTGTGGCTGCAGGATCTGGTCATGGACATGCGCAATCTTCAGCGTGCAAGAGAGGACCTGCGCTTCAGGGGCGTCAAAGGAACCACGGGCACTCAGGCCAGCTTCCTGCAGCTCTTCCAGGGGGATCATGAGAAG GTGGAGGAGTTGGATAAGATGGTCACTGAGATGGCTGGATTTAAAAA ATCATACTTGGTGACGGGTCAGACGTACAGTCGTAAGGTTGATGTCGATTCACTCTGTGTGCTGGCCAGCCTCGGAGCCACAGTACACAAG ATTTGCACTGATATTCGTCTGTTGGCTAATCTGAAAGAGATCGAGGAGCCGTTTGAGAAAGAGCAGATTG GTTCCAGTGCCATGCCGTACAAGAGAAACCCCATGCGTGCAGAGCGCTGCTGTAGTCTTGCTCGCCACCTGATGGCGCTGGTGTCAGACCCTCTGCAGACTGCATCAGTGCAGTGGCTGGAAAGAACCCTGGACGACAGCGCTAACAG GAGGATCTCATTGCCCGAGTCCTTCCTCACAGCTGACATCATCCTCAGCACTCTGCAGAACATCACTGAAGGGCTGGTCGTGTATcctaag GTGATCGAGAGGCATATCCGTCATGAGCTGCCCTTCATGGCTACTGAAAACATCATCATGGCCATGGTGAAAGCTGGAGGAAACAGACAG GACTGCCATGAGAAGATCCGTGTGCTTTCCCAGCAAGCTGCGGCCGTGGTCAAACAGGAAGGGGGAGATAATGACCTACTGGCTCGGGTTCAGGCTGATCCATATTTCACCCCCATACTAGGACAGCTGGACACCTTACTGGATCCCAAAACCTTCATCGGCCGAGCCCCACAACAG gttACAAGGTTTTTGTCTGAGGAGGTCAGGCCTGTTCTAGACCCATACAAAAGTAAAATGGACGTGAAGATTGAACTAGAGCTTTGA